A part of Cannabis sativa cultivar Pink pepper isolate KNU-18-1 chromosome 6, ASM2916894v1, whole genome shotgun sequence genomic DNA contains:
- the LOC115725371 gene encoding uncharacterized protein LOC115725371 — MAVRSPRQNSRLLLRKFLFIILLILVPICVISVWTYGQKISYFFRPIWDRPPQPFIHVPHYYAENVSMDHLCRLHGWSLLSQPRRIFDGIIFSNELDLLEIRWRELYPYVSKFVILESNVTFTGKRKPPFFALNRDRFSFAEDKIVHDVLPGEMGNQGSSHKDPFLLERRQRTAMDFLVRISGISYGDVLIMSDADEIPSPHTLKLLQWCDGVPPVLHLELKNYMYSFEFPVDHNSWRASAHIYGPQTRYRHSRQTDYIFSDAGWHCSFCFRLIQEIVFKMTAYSHADRVTHKDFLNFSRIQKFICGGNDLFDMLPEEYSFKELIKKMGPIPRSASAVHLPSYLIQNADKFKFLLPGGCLREPE; from the coding sequence ATGGCAGTACGATCACCCCGCCAAAATTCAAGGCTGCTGCTGCGAAAGTTCCTTTTCATCATACTACTGATACTTGTGCCTATTTGCGTGATTAGTGTATGGACCTATGGCCAGAAAATTTCTTACTTCTTCCGCCCTATTTGGGACCGCCCCCCACAACCATTCATACATGTGCCACATTACTATGCAGAAAATGTGTCTATGGACCACCTTTGTCGCCTACATGGCTGGTCCCTCCTATCCCAACCTCGTCGTATTTTTGATGGCATCATCTTCAGCAACGAGCTAGATCTTCTTGAGATCAGGTGGCGCGAGCTCTATCCATATGTCTCAAAGTTTGTAATCCTCGAGTCTAATGTCACTTTCACTGGCAAGCGAAAGCCTCCTTTTTTCGCTTTAAATCGTGATCGTTTCTCCTTTGCTGAGGACAAGATTGTTCACGATGTGCTTCCTGGTGAAATGGGAAACCAAGGATCATCACACAAGGATCCCTTTCTACTCGAGAGGAGGCAACGCACGGCCATGGATTTTTTAGTTCGTATTTCAGGGATTTCCTACGGTGATGTCCTTATAATGTCTGATGCTGATGAGATCCCAAGCCCTCACACTCTGAAGCTACTGCAATGGTGTGATGGTGTACCCCCAGTTCTGCATCTCGAGCTAAAGAACTACATGTACTCTTTCGAGTTCCCAGTAGACCACAACAGTTGGCGAGCTTCTGCACACATATACGGCCCGCAAACCCGCTATCGCCATTCACGCCAAACAGATTACATTTTCTCAGATGCAGGATGGCATTGTAGCTTTTGCTTTCGGCTCATTCAAGAGATTGTGTTTAAAATGACCGCTTACAGCCACGCAGATCGCGTGACACATAAAGACTTCTTAAACTTTTCGAGAATTCAGAAGTTCATATGTGGGGGAAATGATCTTTTTGACATGTTGCCAGAAGAGTATAGCTTTAAAGAACTGATAAAGAAGATGGGACCGATACCTCGGTCGGCTTCGGCTGTTCATCTTCCTTCCTACTTGATTCAAAATGCAGATAAGTTCAAGTTTCTTTTACCTGGAGGGTGTTTAAGAGAACCAGAATGA
- the LOC115695640 gene encoding GCN5-related N-acetyltransferase 7, chloroplastic: MALLSSTPPLPIPNRSWTCTTTPSSLTISLPSAARCRHRRRLGSIVAVCTDNQTIPPFTIDHSAVSVAEAFSEDQLWATASLRVRSFYDFKAASFRIEDHKKHLAEREFEALKERIAGKREEFKRVSCINATVPLSQISNLSEDFCSACKFSHDGEERVVIGSLDLNQCMRLPDEIAGRRPEGIGADFARAYLSNVCVASELHRNGLGYAVVAKSKLVAQEWGISDLYVHVAVDNEPAKKLYIKSGFTHESDEPAWQARFLDRPRRILLWTGIPGVQLL; this comes from the exons ATGGCGCTTCTTTCTTCAACTCCTCCACTCCCAATCCCAAACCGATCATGGACTTGTACAACAACCCCTTCTTCCCTCACCATCTCATTACCTTCCGCCGCTCGTTGCCGCCACCGCCGTCGTCTCGGCTCTATCGTCGCCGTCTGTACCGATAACCAGACCATTCCTCCCTTCACGATCGACCACTCCGCCGTCTCCGTCGCAGAGGCTTTCTCCGAGGACCAGCTCTGGGCCACTGCTTCTCTCCGTGTTCGATCCTTTTATGATTTCAAGGCAGCCTCATTTCGTATCGAA GATCACAAAAAGCACTTGGCGGAGCGTGAGTTCGAAGCACTAAAAGAACGAATCGCTGGAAAGAGGGAGGAATTTAAAAGAGTTTCTTGCATAAATGCTACTGTTCCATTATCACAGATATCAAATCTTTCTGAAGATTTCTGTTCAGCATGCAAG ttttctcatgACGGAGAAGAACGAGTGGTAATAGGTTCCCTTGATCTTAACCAATGTATGAGACTTCCAGATGAAATAGCAGGAAGAAGACCAGAG GGGATTGGAGCCGATTTTGCAAGGGCGTATCTAAGCAACGTCTGTGTAGCATCAGAACTGCATAGAAACGGTTTAGGCTATGCAGTTGTAGCAAAGTCTAAGTTAGTTGCTCAAGAATGGG GTATATCTGATCTGTACGTGCATGTAGCGGTTGACAATGAACCGGCAAAGAAGTTGTATATAAAGAGCGGTTTTACTCATGAAAGCGACGAACCAGCATGGCAAGCGAGGTTTCTAGATCGACCCCGAAGGATTCTTTTGTGGACTGGTATACCTGGTGTGCAACTATTATGA
- the LOC115724613 gene encoding uncharacterized protein LOC115724613, which produces MEVRDLLKDKKFWVASFLIAWAAGLQGHMMWLQRQDSFKQKFGNPSDDNDEAGK; this is translated from the exons ATGGAAGTGAGGGATTTGCTGAAGGACAAAAAGTTTTGGGTCGCCTCCTTCCTCATTGCCTGGGCAGCGGGTCTCCAG GGGCACATGATGTGGCTGCAAAGACAGGACTCCTTCAAGCAAAAGTTTGGGAATCCCAGCGATGACAATGATGAAGCTGGTAAATAA
- the LOC115725604 gene encoding zinc finger CCCH domain-containing protein 1: MADSEEKPPTEQVCNFFRKPIKNKNIRKRTVTEDDEESNKDSTFLHNQKKPPKADNKLYFSSGPSKSTTLVESNVAPDTTVFQFESSKEIQVQHDSRATATLETETDFTKDARAIRERVLKQAEEALKGKNKSGGDDKLYKGVNAYTDFKAGFRREQTVSSEKAGGSHGPLRASAHIRATTRFDYQPDICKDYKETGYCGYGDSCKFMHDRGDYKSGWQMEREWEDAEKIRKRNLALREAGDGDDIVGDESDEDDENALPFACFICRQPFVDPVVTKCKHYFCEHCALRHHTKNKKCFVCNTPTLGIFNTAHEIRKKMAEEGKKTDT; this comes from the exons ATGGCAGATTCTGAGGAAAAGCCACCAACTGAACAAG TCTGCAATTTTTTTCGGAAGCCAATAAAGAACAAAAACATCAGAAAGCGAACAGTTACCGAGGATGATGAAGAATCAAATAAAGATAGCACATTTTTGCATAATCAGAAAAAGCCCCCAAAAGCGGACAATAAGCTTTATTTTTCTTCTGGACCGTCTAAAAGCACTACACTTGTGGAGTCAAATGTAGCACCCGACACTACCGTCTTTCAGTTCGAGTCTTCCAAGGAGATTCAAGTCCAACACGACAGCAGAGCAACAGCAACACTAGAAACCGAGACTGATTTCACTAAAGATGCACGAGCTATACGTGAGAGAGTTCTAAAGCAGGCAGAGGAAGCTTTGAAGGGAAAGAACAAGAGCGGTGGGGATGATAAGCTGTACAAAGGAGTTAATGCCTATACTGATTTTAAGGCTGGGTTTCGAAGGGAGCAAACAGTTTCCAGCGAGAAAGCTGGAGGGTCACATGGGCCACTCAGGGCTTCTGCTCACATTAGAGCTACAACGAGATTTGATTATCAGCCGGACATCTGCAAGGATTATAAAGAAACCGGTTATTGTGGCTATGGTGATTCCTGCAAGTTTATGCACGATCGAGGGGATTACAAGTCCGGATGGCAGATGGAGAGGGAGTGGGAAGACGCAGAGAAAATAAGAAAGAGAAATTTAGCTTTAAGAGAAGCAGGTGATGGAGATGACATTGTTGGTGACGAGagtgatgaagatgatgaaaaTGCATTGCCCTTTGCCTGTTTCATTTGCCGGCAGCCTTTTGTTGATCCCGTCGTAACTAAATGCAAACACTACTTCTGTGAGCATTGCGCGTTGAGG CATCATACAAAGAACAAGAAATGCTTCGTCTGCAACACGCCTACGCTTGGCATTTTTAATACCGCGCATGAGATACGAAAAAAGATGGCCGAAGAGGGCAAAAAGACTGACACTTGA